The segment CAATTGGAATCAGCAAGTGGATTTTTTTCAACACTTCTTTCCGGTCAGGCAATTCTTCTTTTGTTAATCCGCGCAAACCTACCCGCTTTGCTTCAAAATGTGTCATGATCCAAACACCGGCAAAATACAATATCGCAGGAATAGCGGCAGCCTTGGCAATATCCCAATAGCTGATGCCTCCGATAAACTCCACCATCAAGAAAGCGGCTGCTCCCATAATCGGCGGCATAATCTGGCCGCCAGTAGATGATGTGGCTTCCACTGCACCTGCAAACTCTTTATTATACCCAAGCTTTTTCATCATCGGAATTGTATAGGCCCCTGATGTCACCACATTGGCAACCGAGCTTCCGGAAATGGTTCCTTGCAGAGCACTGGAGAAAATGGCTACTTTCGCTGGTCCCCCTATTAAATGGCCGGCAAGCGATACGGACAGATCATTAAAGTATTCCCCGACTCCCGTCTTCACTAAAAAAGCGCCAAATAATAGATAAACAAAAATAAACGTTGCTGAAACAGCTAAAGGCGTCCCTAAAATCCCGTCAGTAGTATAGAACATCAACTGGATGACGGATTCCAAATCCTGTCCCCGGTGCCTTAAAAAACCGGGGAAATAAGGGCCAAAAAAGGTATAGGATAAAAAAATTGAAGAAATAATTGTGATCGGCAACCCGACAGCCCGCCGTGTGGCCTCAAGAGTCAAAAGGATGGCAAGTATTCCGACAAACAGATCCATTTCCGTTACACGCCCAATCCGGAACACTAAGTCATCATACATGATTGGCCAGTAAGCCCCTACCAAGATTGACAACAAGGATAAAATATAATCATAGAATGGCACTTTGCGTTGATCGCTTTTGCGCTTAACAGCAGGGAATAAAAGAAAAATCAAAGACAAGGCAAATCCTAAGTGAATCGATCGCTGCAAATAAGCGGTAAACTGGCCATTGATTGCGGTATACAATTGAAAAAGTGAAAAGGCCAGCAAGCCATAGAAGACAATATGTTTTGCAATGCCCATCAAATCGCGGGTATTCGATTCAGGATCGTACTTTTGCAAAATCTCTTTTTGTTTTTCCTCGGAAATATAAGTCTCCTCTTCCGGAGGCAACTTCAGTTTTTCTTTTTCTTTTTCTTCTGGCGGCAATTTATTGCTCATCGATGTTCACTCCTCTTAATTGTTGGATAAGGGATAGGCGCTGAACTTGAAAGGTATAAGATTGCCCGCGTACCAGCGTCTTTTTTAAATCGTATTCATAGCCATTGCTTATAAAAGATAACCCTGCATCGATGTCGCCTATGAAAATCCTGAAATTCGGCAATTCCCTCTTCATGCCGGTAATGAAATATTTCCCGTCTTTTTCGCCAAACGTCTCTCCATCTCCTGCATTCGAAGGCATGCCGATATTGAAATCTTCATATTCCATGCCAGTCATTTGCAGCCTGTCATCTTTAAGCACTTTATAACTCTCCAGCACTTCAGATAAATGGATGGAATGGATATACTTTA is part of the Planococcus shenhongbingii genome and harbors:
- a CDS encoding DUF1850 domain-containing protein; protein product: MQAKPMQPFLISLLVLILLISAAALVPIKRSYVFIDNRTEQIALQLPVEDPLFQIKYIHSIHLSEVLESYKVLKDDRLQMTGMEYEDFNIGMPSNAGDGETFGEKDGKYFITGMKRELPNFRIFIGDIDAGLSFISNGYEYDLKKTLVRGQSYTFQVQRLSLIQQLRGVNIDEQ
- a CDS encoding TRAP transporter permease, which encodes MSNKLPPEEKEKEKLKLPPEEETYISEEKQKEILQKYDPESNTRDLMGIAKHIVFYGLLAFSLFQLYTAINGQFTAYLQRSIHLGFALSLIFLLFPAVKRKSDQRKVPFYDYILSLLSILVGAYWPIMYDDLVFRIGRVTEMDLFVGILAILLTLEATRRAVGLPITIISSIFLSYTFFGPYFPGFLRHRGQDLESVIQLMFYTTDGILGTPLAVSATFIFVYLLFGAFLVKTGVGEYFNDLSVSLAGHLIGGPAKVAIFSSALQGTISGSSVANVVTSGAYTIPMMKKLGYNKEFAGAVEATSSTGGQIMPPIMGAAAFLMVEFIGGISYWDIAKAAAIPAILYFAGVWIMTHFEAKRVGLRGLTKEELPDRKEVLKKIHLLIPIVVIIVFLMVGVPTMHAALYGILSTILVSAINKETRLSFKDMIDALVDGARTALAVGAATAAAGIIVGVVVKTGLGLSLANGLISASGGSILLTLFFTMLAALVLGMGSPTTANYVITSTIAAPAIITLLMLDEPAGAAVPMVVAISAHLFVFYFGIIADITPPVALAAFAASGISGGEPIRTGVIAAKLAAAAFIIPYMFVLSPSLLMIDTTWLELTWVVSTAFAGMIAVGAGLIGYWYRKLNWIERIMALVTGLALIYPEGLYSYVGAVVFIILFVIQWMSREKKVSRTSAA